The nucleotide window GCCCCTTCCTGTTTGCTATAGTGACGGACCAGTTGTCAGAGGAGGTCAGACAGGAGTCTCCTTGGACAATGATGTTTGAAGATGACATTGTGATCCGTAGTGGGAGCAGGTGGAGGGAAACCTGGAGAGGTGGAGGTTTGCACTGGAGAGAAGATACATGAAAGTCCGTCGTAGTGAGACtgaatacgtgtgtgtgtgtgaatgaaagtGAGGGAAGTGGAACCGTAAGGTTAAAGGGTCAACAGTCCAGAGTAATTGAGAGCGTGCCAAAGAGGTAAAGAAGCGAGTGCAGGCAGGTTAGAATGGGTGGAGAAAGGTGTCAGGAGTTCTGTGTGATAGGAAAATATCAGCGAGAATCAAAGAGAAGGTGTACAGGACCGTGGTGAGACCAGCTATGCTGTATGGTTTTGAGACCGTGGCACTGAGGAAGAGACCGGAATCAGAGCTAGAGGTAGCAGAGCTAAAAATGTTGAGGTTCTCTTTGGGAGTGACAGGATTAGGAACGAGTACATCAGAGGGACAGTTCATGTTTGACATTTGGGGGACAAAGTTATGGTGGCCAGATTAAGATGGTTTGGACCTGTTCAGAGGAGGGAGAGTGAGTATATTGGTAGGAGAATGTTGGACATGGAGCAGCCAGGCAGGAGGCAAAGAGGAAGACCAAAGAGGAGGTAAATAGATGGATGAAGCTAGTGGGTGCAAGTGTTGAGGATGCAGAAGATAGGGATAGGTGGAGAGTGATTATTTGCTGTGGCGACCCCTGAAGGGAAAAGCAGAAAGAAGTCCTCCTTCCTAACTTAATGGCAGCTGCAGGGTCTTCTGGCACTCATGTGGTTTCTGGTGATCCATATTTCCTTCTGAGTGCTGTGACTGCTGTGCTACATTTGGGTCTGGATTTCAATAAGTGGTTGTATATTTTCACGCCGATAGTTATGCACTGTGACATGTCaaaagtgttttctttctttgtttaattTGAATGAGGTTTGTCTCAgtgttttagatatttattacTTCATGTGAATGTTGGTATCTGTGAATTGTCATAAAACTGCTTGCATAAGCAATGAAGCTTACACTACAGTTTGTGGCCAGTTATTAGCCCCCTCTGAATTGGATGGCTTGCAGTATGTATCagtctttgctttcatctttctctgctgAAGACCATACTGGCAAATCTTAAAACTTCTACAACAAGATAAACAGTGCTTCAGACATGTAATCTCTTCAAAAAGGAGATTCAATTCTCTCCTCCGTTTCCCTCCACCACCTCTTTAACAGCTGATGATTACCACATTCTTGACAGACAAAACTAGAACATTCAGCGGGCAGTTCTCAGCTCAGTGCACATGAACTTTTAGTATTTAGCAGTTTAGAGCTGGGaaacaatatatattgtatattgcttgagagcactcttaaaaataaaggttccaaaataatgtttttgcagTGAAGCCACAGCAGAACCATTTTTGATTCCCGAAAGATCCTTTCATTGGACAGTTCCTAATAGAaccattttgaagaacatttttaaaatctcaagttttttgtttttttttactataaagaaccttttcttCATTTGAAAGGTTGCATTGATGTTTACGATTCTTAAtgaaaccattgatgccaataaaaaagctttatttttaagcgtGTACAGAATGTTGCAAGGAAAAAGAGGAAGTTGTGTGTAAATTTTTTTACGATTAGAATTTATTCCAATCTTTCTTATTTAaagaaatttagaaattaaacCATTATGCTTTGGCTACTTGACCCAGAACTTTTGTTCGTAACTATTTGCACTAATAATGAGCAATCTTCACTCAAAATTAATCGAATgttaaatgaacattcaattgAACATTTTATTGGTTTTGCACTTTATGCAAAAAACTGTTTATAGATAACACACTTTGCTTGCAATTTGTAAGATTATACAACacaaaagtgagaaaaaaaaacataacagcaaaattataaaatgaccGAAGCACtgcaatatgaaaaaataaaaatatgttttaagctGATGATACACGGGGCAACTTTCTACGAAATTTTGctgtgctactttttttttttttttttttaccttgagaaTGGGTAACCTTTCTATCTGGATATAGATCAGTTGTGAGCCCTGTGTCTCACCTAGTTGCCTTATAGACGGCAACATTGCCCAGAGTTGTATCATCAGCCTTAGTTTTATTCACAAATGCaagctttaaattatttatataattttatttttcttcacgaATTTGGCATAGAAACCGCATCCATTattagtgaaatattacaaaatgtatctaTGCTCACAGCAAACAAAAGAAGACACTATAGCATAGTATTATATTATGCTGGTTTTAAACTTTCACAAAAGTTCATCACAAATCATTTAgaatatataaacaatacagaAAACAACAGAAATCATGGATAAAAGTTAGATGACTTGCTGGGTTTGACTTGAttacttttgaaaataaataatagttttagaATAATAACACACATcaatctgaaaactgaaaaaaatagatGATGTCTTCACTAAAGTGAATGcaaattatgtatataaattgtataattttttttttcttcatgaattCAGCATAGAAACCACATGTCATTATTAATGGAATATTTCAAGCTTTTTCTAAGCTGATAGCAACCAAAAAAGTTAATCAAGCATCAGTATTCCATCACTGTGATTTTAAGCTTTGACGATAGTTATACAGTCAATAACAgggagaggaaaagaaaaaaacaccggAATGATGAATAAGAGTTAGATGACTTGCTGACTTCGAGTTGATGAATTTACAATTATGAAATTacaacattattaaaatagtaatacAAATCTATAAGAAAacttatatatagtataaatgaACTGATATCTTCActacactgagtgtgtgtgttgaggcTGTGTGGATTGTGATGCTTGTGTTCCTTCCTCAGAGAAAACTCTTTCAAAAACACGTCTTAGAGAAAGTTTAACATTGCTCTTAAAATCCTGCcccatgaaaacatacagaaTGGGGTTCAGACAGCTGTTGAAATACGCCAAAGAGATGGCCAACTGATTCACTACCAAAGCCACCGGGCGACTTGATTTCTCTCCGTATATGTTTATAAAACGCAATATGTGATACGGCAACCAGCACAGAAAAAAGCCCATGATTACAGCCAAAATAATGCAAAACGCTCGTCCAGAGTGAAAATGACTCCTGCCTAACTTGTGTGCAATGAATCCGTAGCATGTTGTGATGCATATGAGAGGAAACAAAAACCCAAACACAAATCTGATGATGCTTAGCCTTCCATACAATTCAGAATGTTCTTTATTATAAAGCCGGcactgtgttttattattttctgtgtaaGTCTCTCTTAACATCATAAAAGGCAGACTAAGAAGTGAAGCCAGAATCCAAGCCGTTGCACAGGACAGTCGTGCGATGAACAAGCTGCGATGATTCTGAGCCCAAACTGGTGTGATCACCCGAGTAAACCGATCCAGACTAATCAAGCTCAGTGTGAAAACGCTGGCAAACCTGCTGATGAGCATAATGAAGGGGAGAATCTTGCACATTATGGGTCCGTAAGGCCAGTAGCCAATAGTACTCTTGGTCACCATGAAAAGAGTGGAAAGGCAGCACAAGAGGTCAGCAATCGCTAGACTGAGAAACCCTACTGTATTAACAGTCCTCTTCATCTTCAATCCAGCAACATAGACGACAAATGCATTTCCAGGAACGCCAAGGATAAAGGTCAGGTAGAAGAAGACCAGAGAAATCACTCTTATCCAAATTCTCAAACTTTCATGATAATCCTCCATTGCTGTGATTTGAGTGGAAGTGTCCAGTTTATCCTGCTAATATCACATATTGTCAATGTAAAATCATGAATCATATTTAAAGTGTTGTGTCAGATTAGAAACTTTTAGAAATTAATATACGATCAGCAAAGctgaattatgataataaatatGCAACCAAATGCTATTTTTGCATTAAAgtacataaaatgtttaaaaataatttaaatagctCTAAATAAGTAATCATTACTCACAGTGTTATGATTCTGTTCACAGTTATTCTGGCAAATGATTTCTTCCCTAAAGTTCGTGACTTTATACCACTTCTTCAAATGTATCACGTCATCAGGCTTTACCAACATTTCTTGGTTGAACTGTGAAACATCAAGACTAACTCTGTAAAGCTAGTTAATGTGCAGTCTTCAGTCACTTTTGACTggagaattttacattttgaatttttaaaaatgaattggtATGGCTATAACCGTACAGCCAAATTGAGTCAGAAGACTGAAATAAGAggttaaaatcaatcaatcacctttatttatatagtgctttaaacaaaatacattgcgtcaaagcactgaacaacattcatttggaaaacagtgtgtcaataatgcaaaatgatagttaaaggcagttcatcattgaattcagttatgtcatctctgttcagtttaaatagtgcctgtgcatttatttgcaatcaagtcattgatatcgctgtagatgaagtgaccccaactaagcaagccagaggcgacagcggcaaagaaccgaaactccatcggggacagaatggagaaaaaaaccttgggagaaaccaggctcagttggggggccagttctcctctgaccagacgaaaccagtagttcaattccaggctgcagcaaagtcagattgtgcagaagaatcatctgtttcctgtggtgttgtcctggtggtcctctgagacaaggcatttataggggatctgtatctggggctctagctgtcctggtctccgctgtctttcagggcagtagaggtcctttctaggtgctgatccaccatctggtctggatacgtactggatccggatgactgcagtgaccctctggtctggatacagactggatctggtggccacggtctGTACAGATGAGGATTTTGCTGATGTCATGGGCCGATGCGATCTGCAGCATTATGAGAATGGCTGCTATGTCTGCATATTGTGATGACTTAATTTGAAGTGTTGTGGTGGGCACGGCTGATCATTGACCCACAGCACTCCTGTGCCTGCCTTAAGAATGCCGTTGTGGTTGTAGGAGCATCCATCGACATAGGCTGTGAGCATGCCTTGACACGCATCCTCTTCAAAGTACCTGTGACAGGTCGGTTGTTGCTGTTGGGGTTCTTGTACACCCATTGCTACCACAGGTGTGTTATCAGAGCAATTTTGGCATGTGGCCAGGCCATTGCCCAGTGCAGAATTGTGATTCTGTGCATACCATGCCTCAACATTGCATCCTTGGAGAGCCATTAACCATGTGGCTATGTGTGAATTGGTGACCACGCCATCTCGGATTCATTGGCTGTTGAGGAACATAACTGGCTTgtggcaagtctctatgataactTTCTGTGCCCCAATGTAATTGGAGAATCCCTTAATGGCTCATACAGTGCAAAGCAGAGCTTTTTTACAGTCTGAGAACTTACACTCTGGTCGAAGCAGTGTCTTGCTGACATATACTACTTTCTTGTCTTGGTCATGCCATTGGTATAGGCCAGCACTGAGACATTGGTCAGAAAACCCAGCTTCCAGGTAGAATTCCTTTTGTGGATCAGGGTAAGCAAGACATTGAGCTGTGCAAAAATGTCTTTTTAGTTCTGTCATGGCGTGTTCTTGAGCCTTCGACCAGACGAAAGGTCAGTCTTTTTTTAGCAGACCTATCAGAGGTCTGGCAATGTCTGTGTAGTTTTCGAATAACTGTCGAGAGTAATTGTATACCCCTAGAAAATTCCGCAGCTCAGAGACATTAGTGGGAGCCTTGATGTTTTGATTGGCATGAATACGGTTTGACTGTGGTTCAATGCCTTGGGTTCAGATGAGCAGGCCCATgtagttaaccttagttcggCACCACTGTCCTTTGTGGAGGGCTATCTTGGCGCCGGCCGTGGATAATTGAttcaaaacatagtctatttctttcttcttttctgttcAGAAATATGTTGAATTCAGCTGGCGAGTTGGCGTAGCCAAACtgacacctgttgaaggtgaactgtcgGTTGCCAAATGTGAATTTCAGATGGTGTTGGTCTTCcgggtgcaccggaatggtccagaatccagaggccacatcaagtgtagagaagattgtggctcctctgattcagggttctagctgggtcatgggccatcgtgacagcggcacctgttgattcagtttcctgtagtcaatggtgggtcgccatttgccattaggtttgaggacgggccagatgggggctgagtaggtgctgttgcatggacAGATGACACCTTTCTCAAGCATAGTcacgtcaagtcaagtcacctttatttatatagcgctttaaacaaaaatgaattgcgtcaaagcaactgaacaacattcattaggaaaacagtgtgtcaataatgcaaaatgatagttaaaggcagttcatcattgaattcagtgatgtcatctctgttcgaGGAGTGTcttgctgcagcttgcggtggaCATCCAACCCCGCCCACATCCAAGTGTGACGTCAGACGCCACGCCTATGCCATACGTAAAAAATATGTCATCGGGTGATGCCAGGTGAACACCCATGTGTTGTGCGCATGTGCAAAAATGGcggaagtatgtttttttttcccttttttttaattaacattttgtcaaagTACAATTTTAAGACGTAAACAAAATTTTATCAATATGGCCGAAGTATATTGTTTCGGGGATCAAATTAAATAGTTATCTTTCGTTTTACTAATACAGGTTAAAtaacatgtattaaaaaaatgtaaatagtacAAATTAAACCTAGGCCACATCTCTAATGTATGGAAGTAAATTCATCCAAACATCCGGTAAAACGGCTGCATTGGTTGATTATACTTaggcaaattaataaaatatttataccttTCGCTGTTCGATTATGTAATGACAAATTCACATATTTTATGATCGATTGTAACATACCTTAGACAATATCCAAGTTAAGTAGACAATTTTGTTTAaggcatttttatttatctaattcTCTAAAAATATGTTTCACTTATAAAATGGGAACATTAGTGATCATATCACTATTTTAATGATAAATATGGGTGAAATGAAATAACTGGAATCCTCCCCTctttatcattataatttttttaatgtgtttatttttcatatttcattcattttaaataaaaaaatgttcctGACTTAAATTTAT belongs to Carassius gibelio isolate Cgi1373 ecotype wild population from Czech Republic chromosome B10, carGib1.2-hapl.c, whole genome shotgun sequence and includes:
- the LOC127966143 gene encoding C3a anaphylatoxin chemotactic receptor-like is translated as MEDYHESLRIWIRVISLVFFYLTFILGVPGNAFVVYVAGLKMKRTVNTVGFLSLAIADLLCCLSTLFMVTKSTIGYWPYGPIMCKILPFIMLISRFASVFTLSLISLDRFTRVITPVWAQNHRSLFIARLSCATAWILASLLSLPFMMLRETYTENNKTQCRLYNKEHSELYGRLSIIRFVFGFLFPLICITTCYGFIAHKLGRSHFHSGRAFCIILAVIMGFFLCWLPYHILRFINIYGEKSSRPVALVVNQLAISLAYFNSCLNPILYVFMGQDFKSNVKLSLRRVFERVFSEEGTQASQSTQPQHTHSV